A single window of Mycolicibacterium aurum DNA harbors:
- a CDS encoding enoyl-CoA hydratase/isomerase family protein yields the protein MNGVFSDGTALDLAAGVRVALGAPADDATFTLTEDVTGDRRAITVASVPDALADLTERCLRWPQATAVCGDVLRALDPAGSTFAGVITESLAYSTLQSGAEFARWLADRGPAQVPEFPDPVVAERNNDTLTIRFNRPQRHNAFSTDARAALLEALEVARLDPSVSEVVLAGNGPSFCSGGDLAEFGTFTDPAGAHLARTRHSPALVLDEITARLGAACRAEVHGQVQGSGLEMAAFCGWVRCHPDAVLGLPELALGLIPGAGGTVSITRRIGRWRAAYLVLSGRSVDAATALQWGLVDEIG from the coding sequence GTGAACGGCGTGTTCTCGGACGGTACTGCGCTCGACCTTGCCGCAGGCGTGCGTGTCGCGCTCGGTGCCCCCGCCGACGACGCGACGTTCACGCTGACCGAGGACGTCACCGGCGACCGCCGCGCGATCACCGTCGCGTCGGTGCCGGACGCACTCGCCGACCTGACCGAGCGGTGCCTGAGATGGCCGCAGGCAACGGCCGTCTGCGGTGACGTGTTGCGGGCCCTCGACCCGGCGGGCTCGACGTTCGCGGGCGTCATCACCGAATCGCTGGCCTATTCGACGCTGCAATCCGGTGCGGAGTTCGCGCGCTGGCTGGCCGACCGCGGCCCGGCGCAGGTGCCAGAGTTCCCCGATCCCGTAGTGGCAGAGCGCAACAACGACACGTTGACGATCCGATTCAACCGTCCGCAGAGGCACAACGCGTTCTCGACCGACGCCAGGGCGGCACTGCTGGAGGCGCTGGAGGTCGCGCGGCTGGATCCCTCGGTCAGCGAGGTGGTGCTGGCCGGCAACGGCCCGTCGTTCTGCAGCGGCGGCGACCTGGCGGAGTTCGGCACCTTCACCGACCCGGCCGGGGCCCACCTGGCCAGGACCCGGCACAGCCCGGCGCTGGTGCTCGACGAGATCACCGCCCGGCTGGGAGCCGCCTGCCGCGCCGAGGTGCACGGCCAGGTGCAGGGCAGCGGGCTGGAGATGGCGGCGTTCTGCGGGTGGGTGCGGTGCCATCCCGACGCGGTGCTGGGCCTCCCCGAGCTCGCCCTCGGACTGATCCCCGGGGCCGGCGGAACCGTCAGCATCACCCGTCGCATCGGGCGCTGGCGCGCCGCGTACCTGGTGCTCTCGGGGCGTTCCGTCGACGCCGCGACGGCGTTGCAGTGGGGCCTGGTCGACGAGATCGGGTGA
- a CDS encoding helix-turn-helix domain-containing protein has product MAEFGAYLRSRRAALRPADVGLTSTGVRRVPGLRREEVALLAGVSVDYYGRLEQGRERSPSVQVVESLAGALRLDNDGRIHLFRLAGLAPRAPVRPSSDRVDPGLHRLMDSWPDNPALVYNRAYDILAANPMANALFGELGAVGNLMLLVFTDPRARDFYADWHAVAADSVAGFRMAYGSAPDDPRAKAVLAELLAVAEFRTLWERQEARRKCLARKTFRHPEVGTVTLNMQTFDVRSAPGQELIVYDADPGTPSADALQLLGSIAATGRQHENSVASRSTRLH; this is encoded by the coding sequence GTGGCCGAGTTTGGTGCGTACCTGCGGAGTCGCCGCGCCGCTCTGCGCCCGGCCGACGTGGGCCTGACCAGCACCGGTGTCCGCCGCGTGCCGGGGCTGCGCCGGGAAGAGGTGGCGCTGCTCGCGGGTGTCAGCGTCGACTATTACGGACGCCTCGAACAGGGCCGCGAACGGTCGCCCTCGGTGCAGGTGGTCGAGTCGCTCGCCGGTGCGCTGCGACTGGACAACGACGGTCGTATCCACCTGTTCCGGCTGGCCGGCCTTGCCCCCCGTGCCCCGGTCCGGCCGTCGTCCGACCGCGTCGACCCGGGTCTGCATCGGCTGATGGACTCGTGGCCGGACAACCCGGCGCTGGTCTACAACCGGGCCTACGACATCCTGGCGGCCAACCCGATGGCGAACGCGCTCTTCGGAGAGCTCGGCGCGGTCGGCAACCTGATGCTGCTGGTGTTCACCGACCCGCGGGCCCGCGACTTCTACGCCGACTGGCACGCCGTCGCCGCCGATTCCGTCGCGGGTTTCCGCATGGCGTACGGTTCCGCCCCCGACGATCCGCGCGCGAAGGCCGTGCTCGCCGAATTGCTCGCCGTCGCCGAGTTCCGGACACTGTGGGAGCGTCAGGAAGCGCGACGGAAATGTCTGGCCCGCAAGACGTTCCGGCATCCCGAGGTCGGCACCGTCACGCTGAACATGCAGACTTTCGATGTGCGGTCGGCCCCCGGACAGGAGCTCATCGTCTACGACGCCGATCCGGGCACACCGAGTGCCGATGCGCTGCAACTGCTGGGCAGCATCGCGGCGACCGGCCGTCAGCACGAGAATTCCGTCGCGTCCCGGTCGACGCGCCTGCATTGA
- the fadD4 gene encoding fatty-acid--CoA ligase FadD4 — protein sequence MQIRDTAVATPDKPAIIMYPSGTVVTFGELEARANRLAHLFRDAGLVEGDAVAILMENTEHMHAVMWAARRAGLYYVPINTHLTAAEAAYIVDNSAAKAIVGSGKLAGTLAGLGAELPRGLPPVLLIADGQLDGWQSYPECVADQPDTPIGDEIEGDLLQYSSGTTGRPKGIKRELTHLPPSEVPGLMAALVSFWMHPDAIYLSPAPLYHTAPSVWSMQTQAGGITTVVMEKFDPEGALDAIAKYRITHGQFVPVMFTRMLKLPEDVRLSYDVSSLERVMHAAAPCPVDIKKQMIDWWGPIVDEYYASSEAHGSTLITADEWLAHPGSVGRPLAGALHIVGEDGTELPPGEAGEIYFEGGFDFEYLNDPDKTAKSRHTHGWKTVGDIGYVDEEGYLYLTDRRHHMIISGGVNIYPQEAENLLVTHPKVMDAAVFGIPDDEMGQRVKGVVQTVDPADATPEFADDLIAWLRDRLAHYKCPRSISFEAQLPRTDTGKLYKQELIHKYS from the coding sequence ATGCAGATCCGCGACACCGCTGTTGCCACGCCCGACAAGCCCGCCATCATCATGTATCCGTCCGGGACGGTCGTGACGTTCGGTGAGCTGGAGGCGCGGGCCAACCGGCTGGCGCACCTGTTCCGGGACGCCGGCCTGGTCGAGGGCGACGCCGTCGCGATCCTGATGGAGAACACCGAGCACATGCACGCGGTGATGTGGGCCGCCCGCCGGGCCGGCCTGTACTACGTGCCCATCAACACGCACCTGACGGCCGCGGAGGCCGCCTACATCGTCGACAACAGCGCTGCCAAGGCCATCGTCGGCTCGGGCAAGCTGGCGGGCACACTGGCCGGGCTCGGCGCCGAGCTGCCCAGGGGCCTTCCCCCCGTCCTCCTCATTGCCGACGGCCAACTCGACGGCTGGCAGAGCTACCCCGAATGTGTTGCAGACCAGCCTGATACGCCGATCGGCGACGAGATCGAGGGCGACCTTCTGCAGTACTCGTCGGGGACCACCGGTCGGCCCAAGGGCATCAAACGCGAGCTGACGCATCTGCCGCCGTCCGAGGTGCCCGGGTTGATGGCTGCGCTGGTGTCGTTCTGGATGCACCCCGACGCCATCTACCTGAGCCCCGCCCCGCTGTATCACACGGCTCCGTCGGTGTGGTCGATGCAGACGCAGGCCGGCGGCATCACCACCGTGGTGATGGAGAAGTTCGACCCCGAGGGCGCGCTGGACGCCATCGCCAAGTACCGGATCACGCACGGCCAGTTCGTGCCGGTGATGTTCACCCGCATGCTGAAGCTCCCCGAGGACGTCCGCCTGTCCTACGACGTGTCGAGCCTGGAACGGGTGATGCATGCCGCGGCGCCGTGCCCGGTGGACATCAAGAAGCAGATGATCGACTGGTGGGGGCCGATCGTCGACGAGTACTACGCCTCGTCCGAGGCACACGGGTCGACGCTGATCACCGCGGATGAATGGCTCGCCCATCCGGGCTCGGTGGGACGCCCGCTGGCGGGAGCGCTGCACATCGTCGGCGAGGACGGCACCGAGCTGCCCCCGGGGGAGGCCGGCGAGATCTACTTCGAGGGCGGATTCGACTTCGAGTACCTCAACGATCCGGACAAGACCGCCAAGTCGCGACACACGCACGGCTGGAAGACGGTGGGCGACATCGGGTACGTCGACGAAGAGGGCTATCTGTACCTGACCGATCGCAGGCACCACATGATCATCTCCGGCGGCGTGAACATCTATCCGCAGGAGGCCGAGAACCTTCTGGTCACCCATCCCAAGGTGATGGACGCAGCGGTGTTCGGTATCCCTGACGACGAGATGGGTCAGCGCGTGAAAGGCGTTGTGCAGACCGTCGATCCCGCTGACGCCACCCCCGAGTTCGCCGATGATCTGATCGCGTGGCTGCGGGATCGCCTGGCGCACTACAAGTGCCCGCGGTCGATCTCGTTCGAGGCGCAGCTTCCGCGCACCGATACCGGCAAGCTGTACAAGCAGGAGCTGATACACAAGTACTCGTGA
- a CDS encoding hotdog family protein, translating to MTLTHGVAAAHQAIIGDRLRLPLDGELCQTVTGATTPLAHPALVCDVAIGQSTLVTQRVKANLFYRGLTFHRYPAIGDTLFTRTEVVGLKQNSAKPGRAPTGLAALRMTTIDGLGKLVLDFYRCAMLPLSAEHVQTGHDDDLSGIGADIQAVADPTADWDADAFRARVPGPHFDAALAGASLRSTADVVTSAPELARLSLNVAVTHHDSRIAGKRLVYGGHTIGLALAQTTRLLPNLVTVLGWQSCDHTGPVHENDTLYSDLVIESADPMPNGRGGVVGLRSTVFKAADSEYEDDDRMVLDWRFTGLLF from the coding sequence ATGACCCTCACGCACGGTGTCGCCGCAGCGCACCAGGCGATCATCGGTGACCGGTTGCGTCTGCCGCTGGACGGCGAGTTGTGCCAGACCGTGACCGGGGCGACCACGCCACTCGCGCATCCCGCGCTGGTCTGCGATGTCGCCATCGGCCAGTCCACGCTGGTGACGCAGCGGGTGAAGGCAAACCTGTTCTACCGGGGGCTGACGTTCCACCGCTACCCGGCCATCGGCGACACCCTGTTCACCCGCACCGAGGTCGTTGGCCTCAAACAGAATTCCGCGAAGCCCGGCCGCGCACCGACCGGGCTGGCCGCCTTGCGCATGACCACCATCGACGGTCTGGGCAAGCTGGTGCTGGACTTCTACCGGTGCGCAATGCTGCCGCTGAGCGCCGAGCACGTGCAGACGGGTCACGACGACGACCTGTCCGGGATCGGTGCCGACATCCAGGCGGTCGCCGACCCCACCGCGGACTGGGACGCCGACGCGTTCCGCGCCCGGGTGCCGGGACCGCACTTCGACGCCGCGCTGGCAGGCGCCTCTCTGCGCAGCACAGCCGATGTGGTGACCAGTGCTCCTGAGCTGGCCAGATTGTCGCTCAATGTTGCTGTCACCCATCATGACTCGCGGATCGCCGGCAAGCGTCTGGTCTACGGCGGGCACACCATCGGGCTTGCCCTTGCACAGACCACCCGCCTGCTGCCCAATCTGGTGACGGTGCTGGGCTGGCAGTCGTGTGACCACACCGGGCCCGTGCACGAGAACGACACCCTCTACAGCGACCTCGTCATCGAGAGCGCCGACCCGATGCCGAACGGCCGCGGCGGCGTGGTGGGGCTGCGGTCGACGGTCTTCAAGGCCGCAGATTCGGAGTACGAGGACGACGACCGCATGGTCCTGGACTGGCGCTTCACCGGCCTGCTGTTCTGA
- a CDS encoding CoA transferase codes for MTPVRIPAAVLERARSATQTVTALSGVAVSAEELLGGRAALVGFQAGGRVSAGGATRLIAGGGGWCAVTLSRADDVDAVAALLESDHVPEDYWAAVEQRVRDAGVQSFTERARLLGLPVGVLGETAPAGPVIRALGARATPAPVSELLVADLSSMWAGPLCGHLLSRAGATVVKVESAARPDGTRGGPAEFFDWMNAGKLSYRADFARPDGLRRLLAAADVVIESSRPAALTRRGLGPGDVPARPGRIWVRITGHGTAGERAHWVAFGDDAAVSGGLVGGTAAAPEFCGDAIADPLTGIHATGVVLESHADGGGELIEMSMAAVAAGYTHLPPGDEKDCTAIPVVTAHAPALGSGTDLVDDLVARRLVGSC; via the coding sequence ATGACACCCGTCCGTATCCCCGCCGCCGTACTCGAGCGCGCACGGTCGGCGACTCAGACGGTGACCGCCCTGTCGGGAGTCGCCGTGTCCGCCGAGGAACTGCTGGGCGGCCGCGCCGCACTGGTGGGGTTCCAGGCGGGCGGCCGGGTGTCGGCGGGGGGCGCGACGCGGTTGATCGCGGGAGGCGGTGGCTGGTGTGCGGTGACGCTGTCGCGGGCCGACGATGTCGACGCGGTGGCGGCCCTTCTCGAAAGCGACCACGTGCCGGAGGACTACTGGGCGGCGGTCGAACAACGTGTCCGTGACGCAGGTGTGCAGTCCTTCACCGAACGGGCGCGCCTGCTTGGGCTGCCGGTGGGCGTCCTCGGTGAGACTGCCCCCGCGGGTCCGGTCATCCGGGCACTCGGCGCGCGGGCGACACCGGCCCCGGTGTCCGAACTCCTGGTCGCTGACCTGTCGTCGATGTGGGCGGGGCCGCTGTGCGGACACCTCCTCTCCCGCGCCGGAGCGACGGTGGTCAAGGTGGAGAGCGCTGCCCGCCCGGACGGCACCCGGGGCGGCCCAGCCGAGTTCTTCGACTGGATGAACGCCGGGAAGCTGTCCTACCGAGCCGATTTCGCTCGCCCCGACGGGCTGCGACGGCTTCTCGCCGCCGCAGACGTGGTGATCGAGTCGTCGCGTCCCGCCGCGCTGACGCGACGCGGACTCGGACCGGGGGACGTCCCGGCGCGGCCCGGCCGGATCTGGGTGCGCATCACCGGACACGGCACCGCCGGAGAGCGGGCGCACTGGGTGGCCTTCGGCGACGACGCAGCCGTCTCGGGTGGGCTGGTCGGCGGCACGGCGGCAGCGCCCGAGTTCTGCGGTGACGCCATCGCCGATCCGTTGACGGGGATCCACGCCACCGGCGTTGTCCTGGAATCACACGCCGACGGGGGCGGTGAACTGATCGAGATGTCGATGGCCGCGGTGGCAGCCGGGTACACACATCTGCCCCCGGGCGACGAAAAAGACTGCACAGCAATACCTGTGGTGACAGCGCACGCTCCAGCGCTTGGTTCCGGGACGGACCTGGTCGACGATCTGGTGGCCCGGCGGCTGGTCGGCTCATGCTGA
- a CDS encoding SDR family oxidoreductase, translating to MSESKIVLVTGASSGIGEAVAEHLANEGHHVVAGARREDRLQELARRVERNGGSIEVARLDVTDRADTAAFVDRAVSTHGRVDVIVNNAGVMPLSRLDALLVKEWDRMIDVNVRGLLNGIAATLPHFQRQGSGHFITVASIGAHEVVPTGAVYCATKYAAWAITEGLRMEVDPSIRVTTVSPGVVTSELADTISDPTAAAAMQDYRAAAIPPQAIARGIAYAIAEPADVDVNELIIRPARQR from the coding sequence ATGAGCGAATCGAAGATCGTCCTCGTCACGGGAGCCAGCAGCGGGATCGGCGAAGCAGTGGCCGAGCACCTCGCGAACGAGGGACACCATGTGGTCGCCGGGGCGCGACGTGAAGACCGGCTCCAGGAGCTGGCCCGCAGGGTTGAACGCAACGGCGGCAGTATCGAGGTGGCCCGCCTCGACGTGACCGACCGGGCGGATACGGCGGCGTTCGTCGACCGCGCGGTGTCCACGCACGGCAGGGTCGACGTCATCGTGAACAACGCCGGCGTCATGCCGTTGTCGAGACTCGACGCCCTGCTGGTCAAGGAGTGGGACCGGATGATCGACGTGAACGTCCGCGGCCTGCTCAACGGGATCGCCGCCACGCTGCCGCACTTCCAGCGCCAGGGCAGCGGGCACTTCATCACGGTCGCCTCGATCGGCGCCCACGAGGTGGTGCCGACCGGGGCGGTGTACTGCGCCACCAAGTACGCAGCGTGGGCCATCACCGAGGGTCTGCGCATGGAGGTCGACCCGTCCATCCGCGTCACGACGGTGTCACCCGGCGTGGTGACATCCGAGCTCGCCGACACGATCTCCGACCCGACCGCGGCCGCGGCCATGCAGGACTACCGGGCGGCCGCGATCCCGCCGCAGGCGATCGCACGCGGCATCGCGTATGCGATCGCGGAGCCGGCGGACGTCGACGTCAACGAGTTGATCATCCGGCCGGCGCGCCAGCGCTAG